The Bacteroidota bacterium genome includes a region encoding these proteins:
- a CDS encoding CHAP domain-containing protein: MLTEHEVGDVVDSLNGVPVYYNGAVANTGKRHLATDGYNYGLRWQCVEFVKRYYYDYLNHKMPDSYGHAKDFFDTALADGTLNKKRNLIQYKNGSKAAPKENDLLVFNSHDFNPYGHVAIVSKVSDKEIELIQQNPGPTAPSRETYTVEEKDGKWTIDRDDLLGWLRLQDE, encoded by the coding sequence ATGCTCACCGAACACGAAGTAGGAGACGTTGTTGACAGCCTTAACGGGGTGCCGGTATATTACAACGGGGCGGTGGCCAATACAGGCAAACGGCATTTGGCTACTGACGGATATAACTACGGGTTGCGCTGGCAATGTGTAGAGTTTGTGAAACGGTATTATTACGATTATCTGAACCATAAAATGCCCGACTCATACGGCCACGCAAAGGACTTTTTTGATACGGCACTTGCTGACGGAACGCTAAACAAAAAGCGTAATCTCATTCAATATAAAAATGGTAGTAAGGCAGCACCCAAAGAAAACGATTTACTGGTGTTTAACTCGCATGACTTTAACCCGTATGGGCACGTTGCCATTGTTTCAAAAGTAAGTGACAAAGAGATAGAGTTAATACAGCAAAATCCGGGCCCTACAGCTCCCTCGCGCGAAACTTATACGGTGGAGGAGAAAGACGGCAAGTGGACGATAGACCGCGATGATTTACTGGGCTGGTTACGATTGCAAGATGAATAA
- the gap gene encoding type I glyceraldehyde-3-phosphate dehydrogenase, with translation MKVGINGFGRIGRLVFRAAINNPKVEIVGINDLIEVDYMAYMLKYDSTHGIFNGDVKVENGMLVVNGKTIRVTAEKDPANLKWNEIGAEYVVESTGLFLTKETAAKHIEAGAKRVIMSAPAKDDTPTFVMGVNNTQYTADMSIVSNASCTTNCLAPVAKVLHDNYGILEGLMTTVHAVTATQKTVDSPSAKDWRGGRGAYQNIIPSSTGAAKAVGLVIPSLKGKLTGMSFRVPVPNVSVVDLTCRLEKATSYEEIKATMKRASENELKGILGYTEDAVVSSDFMGDSRTSIFDADAGIMLSPNFVKVVSWYDNEWGYSNKLVDLMVHMDTVK, from the coding sequence TGTAGGCATTAACGACCTTATTGAGGTAGATTACATGGCCTATATGCTTAAGTACGATAGTACCCATGGCATTTTTAACGGTGATGTGAAGGTAGAGAACGGTATGTTGGTAGTAAATGGAAAAACTATCCGCGTAACTGCTGAGAAAGACCCTGCCAACCTTAAGTGGAATGAAATTGGTGCTGAGTATGTGGTTGAAAGTACCGGTTTGTTCCTAACTAAAGAAACTGCTGCCAAACACATTGAAGCCGGTGCTAAACGTGTTATCATGTCAGCTCCTGCTAAAGACGATACCCCTACTTTTGTAATGGGCGTAAACAACACCCAATACACTGCTGATATGAGCATCGTATCAAACGCATCATGTACTACTAACTGTTTGGCTCCTGTAGCTAAAGTGTTGCATGATAACTACGGTATTTTGGAAGGTTTGATGACTACTGTACACGCAGTAACTGCCACCCAAAAAACTGTTGATAGCCCTTCTGCCAAAGATTGGCGCGGTGGCCGTGGTGCATACCAAAACATTATTCCTTCATCTACCGGCGCTGCTAAAGCAGTAGGTTTGGTTATCCCTTCACTTAAAGGTAAACTAACAGGCATGTCGTTCCGTGTTCCGGTTCCTAACGTATCTGTTGTTGATTTGACCTGCCGTTTGGAAAAAGCAACTTCATACGAAGAAATTAAAGCTACTATGAAGCGTGCCAGCGAAAACGAATTGAAAGGTATTTTGGGTTACACTGAAGACGCAGTAGTATCTAGCGACTTTATGGGTGATTCTCGTACTTCTATTTTTGATGCTGATGCAGGTATTATGTTGAGCCCTAACTTTGTTAAAGTAGTATCGTGGTACGATAACGAGTGGGGTTATAGCAACAAACTTGTTGATTTGATGGTACACATGGATACTGTTAAGTAA